A region of the Diorhabda sublineata isolate icDioSubl1.1 chromosome Y, icDioSubl1.1, whole genome shotgun sequence genome:
AGAAAttcttttagttatttattgcgTTATGCAATTCTGTGgtgatacgaggatatattgaaaaattcttagcctactatagaaccaaacaaaatttcaatgtcaaaatgttttatagcgcaaccagacctccacagcttttattatctcctcgttgggagaaaatttacgacctattgaactttttttcagttgagtggTCAGTAACGTCGAATAGTATTagtccagttattgttctacccttattaaaaaaatcaatcatgataatggtaatcccaaaaaactggagcaagaacttttccagcacatttttggacacgaaacttcttaggtctgggaaaaccagagtgtcgccactCCAtccattgttgctttgtttctggattgtagaaatgtacccgtatcatccatagtaataatgggttttagcccaattcgacagtctgataaaatcatgtcataaactgTAACGATATTTTCGACGACTGACACAGGGGCTGGCCTTCatgatcggtcatcatcttcaatggaaaatttatctcGTAAATCTGCTCACCTCTTAACGCTTCTAAATACAGGTACCTGATGATGGCATGATACTCCAATTtatcgattttcacaatttcggtggatatattttttctttcaatttattgcgtaactctggttttcATTTTTGACGTAAAACTTAAcactgacatttttaataagttatttttcgttgctattgtaacgcaatattttgtttatgcatggaactggtctaggccaCCAACTTATCAATACATCGTCGTATAGTTAAATGGGGGACGACAATGACCCTCCACTTTGggattctcaaatatttgaggttatctactcggaaataacattttcatcacTTTAGGGTTATGTGACACACAATACCAATTTGTTGGGGTTTATCTAAgagataaacaaattttaaattgttcacaatATCCAGTAcaaaatgagtaattattgaatttaccactgaatttgaaaattgttctaattcagtctgagtaatgatagctagtattttcttcaagaaataatccattgatgatttgcagttattatgaataccaaaaacagttgatatcttatgaatcaccttttcctgtagtttttagtatttttcgaccaaatggatcaaattccatattttttcaatgcctttagtgagttactaattcaatcaactcaccatatgaaatcaaattatacgcggtaatatcttttgttttatacaaaacacatagaaactagagcgtcatacagtgtaatagtgagtgtggtggtagtggtagtaaatgcagcacacaaattgttctcacgtattttatgcaataatcatcacttttccccttttgttttctattatcatcttcattagccattcgaagtattatctgatttggaattgtcagtattgatattgccattcgttttcttaatgcttatttgacacttcccaatttgtcactatgcaatcctaTCAACCatttgaaggtatctacggctccattttccaattcttcctcatacttatacaattcgaaattatgtatgattgtaccattcaagtccagaaagaaattatgctcatttacgtttcaaactataagcattcttacttcttttcagcatcattttcctcatcatggctcttcacattactacaaatatttcgaaatatgttatttaaggtagttttgaaaataataaattgatgcaattaaatattttgttgttgagctaagtggtttttaaaatattttgccaatctatcacgagatttaagaataataaatcaattaaaattagagGAAATACAGCTGTAgcacctgcattatggaaatatgtattaatatctgttctcgataaataaagaacatctgttgtacttaaaatttgggttgTCAATTTAACTTTCATAGCTATTATGTTTGagcgagaatgaaaaaaaatctagctgctcaataaccatcacaaaaagccgttacattgtttccacctttgcactgataaatttcgcaaatcatgcaacttggaatttcgtcaaaatggtccaattacaactgtggttaacaaaaagatatcgaaacaaattatatatcgtTAGAAAATCTatactctagcgatgtttataaaaaaacaaaagcttcctatcacctttacttttatttaaacacatgaattgtaataatatgaatatttaagatacaTTAAATACTgagaaagttatgaagttataacttcttgcataagttaaaataagaagagacatgaaaatcaggaaaattgaagaaaataaagtgaattattgaagaaatgagtcgttttagaaaatatcttgattagcaattcaaaaattttctaagtaaaattgggttggatatcagtaatttataaaaagtttttgtcataatagtacagcaagtcagcaatataaaaaaagagatcGGGAGTttttatgacagctatatatgttaaggaatcaatccgataagttttaaacacgaaaaaaaaaggattataatAGAATGAAGTAATAAACTCCActttagtaatgaaaataatgaatatcaactcactggcaacattcttcatcaattcattgtaaactacttcTTCTTAAACTTCCCACAGATCAGTGagatattctaattttacatttaatggCTAAAAGTTTGGACGATGGATCTGTTAGTAAATGGGAGGAATACAAGTCCAAAAAAGATTTGCCTTCTCTTGAGGATATGTATGAATTTTTAAGAAGTAGATCAGATTTGCTAGAGCGATTAGAGTTGAACAAACTTGAACAGGGATCCAAGTCAGGGAAAACCAGGGGCTTACTTTCTGCcgattcagaaaataattcacatGAAAACAAAACCTCTTTTCAAGGTTTCAAGTGTGCCATATGCAGTGGCGATCACAGAGTGTTTATGTGCgacaaattcaaggcaatgtctGTGCTAAATCGCATGGAACAAGCCAAAAGACTAAAGTTATGCTTAAACTGTCTTCGAAGTGGCCACAAAACCAACCAATGCAAATTGTATGCTTCATGTAAAACATGTAAGGGTAAACACAATACTCTTTTAcacatagaaaacaaaaatcaagcaaatcaaaatataaatcaagaaaatgtttCCCTAACTACAAGTTcggaacattttcaaattctgttaTCTGTTAGTAGATGTTTTAAACAGTTATGGTGCTTACGTACCTGTTCGACATATTCTAGATTCAGGATCAATGTCTTCCTTTATAACTGAGTCTCTTCActcaaaactaaatattccaAAGCAAACAATAAATTTCGCTGTTTCTGGTTTGACTAGTGCCGTCTctaatgtgaaatataaatgttgtttaaaatttaaatctcaACATAAAAACTTCCATAAGCCCGGACCAATCGAGATGCTGATAGGTgctgatattttttggaatgttttatgTCCAAACCAATTGAAGTTAAATACAAATGGTCCTGTTTTACAGGTAAAATACAAGgctttaaaatttctaataatatagtttgtaatttgattaaaaatgaagGTGATTTATATATCCAAGAccagtttttctttgaaattctttgaaatagaaAGTGTTAAAACTGCCAGTCCTTGGTCCAAAGAGGAAATGGACtgtgaaactcattttaaagaCACAACAACAAGAACTCAAGAAGGTCGTTTTGTTGTATCGATTCCATTGAAAGCAAGTCCAAAAATATTAGGTGAATCGCTTGagcaaaaattctcaaaaaaataccaattctCAAGAatgtacaataattttatcCTCGAATATGAAAAGCTCAATCATATGCAAAACATAGGAGAGGTATCTGAAGTAAATCATGAGGATGCCTATTATTTACCGCACCATGGAATTCTATGGTGAAACATTTTGTCATTTCTTTATCTCTAAAGCTAAGGTTGCGCCAATTAAATCACTTTCAGTCCCTCGGTTAGAATTATGTGCAGCCCATCTTCTGGCCAACCTTGTTAATAAGGTTACTACTTCTTTGAGGCTTGATTTCAATTCTGTAACATTATGGTCTGACTCCACAATAGTGTTGGGTTGGATTAAAACTCCAGTTCATTTGTTAAAACCATTCGTTCGTAATCGAATTGCTGAAATACAGGAGTTAACTGATATCAGTTCATGGCGATATGTTCCAAGTTTAGAAAATCCTGCAGACATTTTATCAAGAGGTTCTTATCCTAGtagtttgaataattcaaatatatggtggCAGGGTCCATATTGGCTCCAAGAGAGCCCTGACCTTTGGCCAAAAGACAACAAAACGTCTATTCCCCttccagaaataaaaactacGTTGGTAGCGGTGTctgaatttaaatttccattcgaaaggtttttgtaatttgaatcGATTGAGGAGGTGCATGGCTttcattttaagatttataaaaaattgctcaagtaataaagaaaatcgaTCGTTTGGTGTTTTTACAACAACAGAATTAGATAACTCTTTGAAGTTGCTTGTAAAACTATCCCAAATATCTTCGTTCAATAAGGAGTAAAATGATTTAAAAGCTGGgaatgaaattgacaaaaaagtaaacttttaTCTTTAAACCCGTTTATGGACACGAGTGGTATACTTAGAGTTGGAGGTCGTTtgcagaattcaaattttcatttcaataaaaaacatccaATGATTTTGTCGTCGAAACACCATTTCACGAAACTTCTTTTTGAACAAGAGCATAAAAACTTATTACATGCAGGaccattacaattattatataatatacgagaAACGTATTGGCCAGTTGCCGCTCGCAACCAAGCTAGATCTATTGTTCATAAATGTATACAATGTTATAGATTAAAACCAAAATCAGTCCAACCTATTATGGGAAATTTACCAAGTGATAGACTTTTATCTGGTTTCCCCTTTCAAATCACAGGTACATATTATGCCGGACCTTTTCATGTACTTAATAAAAGGGGACGTGGCTCAAAAATCATGAAAGGTTATGTTTGTCTGTTCATATGCTTGGCTACAAAGTCCATTCATCTTGAGTTTGTAAGTAGTCTTTCAACTGAAGATTTCCTTTTGGCTCTGAAACGCTTTATCAGTCGACGTGGAAAACCATCTCAAATTTATTCAGACCACGGTACAAATTTTATTAGTGCAAATAGAAACTTGAAAGCACTGTATGATTTTCTCactcaaaatgaatgtttaattAGTGATTCTATGAACAATCAAGGCATACGCTGGAACTTTAATCCAGTCCAAGCTCCACATTTTGGTGGATTATGGGAGGCTGGGGTTAAGGCAATGCAATATCACTTGAAACGTGTTTCTGGTAAATCTAACTTTACTGTTGAAGAGTTCACGACTGTGCTCTGTCAGATAGAGGCCATATTAAACACCCGTCCTCTTTGTCCTCTATCTACTAACCCTTTAGATCCTTCGCCTTTAACACCAGCTCACTTCATCATTGATCGTCCACTAACTTCAATTCTGGAGCCAGTTATGATTTTAGAAAAGGAAAGCAGGTTATCCAGataccaaaaaatcgaaaatgctCGGCAACACTTCTGGACGAGATGGTATAAGGAATACATTTCCGAACTTCAGCAACGATCTAAATGGAAGACGAACCATGGAGAGTTGGCTGAAGGTATATTGGTACTTATAAAGGATGACAAACTTCCACCTCTTAACTGGAAATTGGGGCgcgtaacaaaattattccggGGTAGTGACAATATCTCGCGAGCTGCAGAAATTCTCACCAACAATGAAACTGTCATCAGAGATTTTTCCAAACTGTGCCCTTtgcagtaaaaaaaataaacgtgtGTGCTTAAGTTTAAGTAACTGTTATATACTCTGTTAAAAGCTGGTGCTTTTAAGGCCGCGGGTATGTTAcgacttctaaattttatatggaagctAAACCTGGCAACGCTGCGACCACGAGTGCCCAGAAGAGAGACAGCAAAAACCCAGGGCATTCAAGATACACACTACAAGAGTAACagacgtaaaatttataaaaattcgtttaatgtataataattcaatatcaatatatgagatgcagggataatataagtaattaaagTTGTGCGTTTACGAAATACAATagtgtatcattattattataataaaagaagaaaagaacaaacACCGACACCTAAACAATTATCTTAAAAGCATTTAACTTGTTTAAATCATATTCATCATACATAAAACGTTGTGGTgtgtacgtgagtatttttaaatacacaaGTATGTATAGGTATATTAAGTTCAAAACTCTGACATCAAATGacggtataattccgcaataccgtcaatatccagtggagtcagagcacttgaatgaaaacgttagccgtccaaaaaagaagaaagtgtgATTTGTcctcaaaaatatatcaatattcaCTTACAGCAAAACCGCAAACTGACATCGAATCAGTATGAcaccgattgaaataaatgaaaaaaaccatttcgacaCGGCTCCGCATGTCTATCGCCATCCAGAGACACTAGTGtacaatttgcaaaaaaataacgatattcttccatgaagaacatcaatcccgtttgacGCAGCAATGCCGTCCACATCTTATGAAAgtaaatcagaaatggatctttgtgACTGCTTGAATTTAATATGCTATGGtcgctttggagaatgcttaaaacggcttctaagaaatgtggaccagaatgtaagtttaaccgaccgttttacattaacataatcatttatttacattctgaaaaggttatcacaaaccctttggtgaagtaaaaatcttaattgttttgatgaaaaatgtttatatatgtgtttgaaattgaagttatgtagaatattcattcatataagaaatacatgaatttttttataaaaatttcaaatcttgttgagctccaaaactattgatacgtttacctccgtgcctTTGCTGTTCTTCACCCGAGTTTTTTTTTGAcagatagttaattcagatttaaccAATATATTtagtgtttataaaaaagttgtttaaataacttaagcagtttgaataaattattgttagcaattttttggtgtataaatatagtaataaaaaaacactgcattttgacatgtgcagtgttgccgaTTCAGTTGGCAGGTtggaaattaaattcaaaaagtgatggacttatcgatctggctttgtaagtactatttgagaagaggtgattcattagtattagatattgtcaacctcttaaccttccattagtcgCGCGTGTATCTACGAGATACACGGCtaactttttgctaaatatttatttatgtaatagctctagaaaatggagatttgcAGTAGTTCTCGGCAGATGTATCTCGAAGCCTTTCCTAGAAGTACAATCGGTTGATTTTACTTTTACAACCCCTGTACACCCTAAACCCGTCCGACCGCCGGATTTGTACCTGCTAGATACAGCGCGACCAAAAGCGGCAGTTTATATTCAGATTTAGTTGGGATAAGTTCTCGTTCATTTCgacgttttgtaattattcaaacataaattttattgtttttaagtgtttatttggatatacaaaaaataaaacggtATATTCATATGtcccgaaaaaaggaaaaaccgtaGTCCTTATTTCCAGTATGCATGTGGCGTCGAACGAAGTGGAAGAAGATGCTTCAAAAAAgccagaaataatatcattttataacaacacaaaatCCGGCGTTGATGTGGTCGACAAGCTTCGCGCTACTTATAATGTTCCTAGATCAACTAAGAGGTGGtctatggtaattttttaccatttactgaacgtagctggaatcaactcgcgggtgatatttcttggaaacaaaaatacgtttgtcacaagaagagaatatttgaaaaaattagtactAGCCTTGCTAGACGAACCACTAAAAGTGAGGGcccaaataaaaattcttccACGACAAACCAAAGttttgctcaaaaattacaaaaccttggaagcacaacaagaagttcaagaggcaACATCTAGACCAAGTAAAAGAAAGCGATGCGAACCAtgctatgtagaaaataagaaaacgtcagtgtctgcatattgttgtaaaaaatgtggaaatcatttatgtataaaacttcatacaaatatgatttgtaataaatgttataataaagaaattgaagtttgtaaaatattttgaataaataatgtaactttaaacCTAGTTCTGGCGATaaccttattaaaattttacacattttacatataaaataattattttttttacttacaaaaatgttaaattgaaaGCGGAGGAAAgaagtattcatataaaatttgctgtattaatatattaaaaataataataacaaaaaagaatttatttgatatatgtatctgCTATATACAACGCGACCAAATACGTTAGAAATATCCGCGCGCCTTATTTAAggttaaaagcatttagcttgtgtaaatcatactcatcaatatgcatattaattgcatattctgtattttacatcagtctgaaagatccgcttcatctaaattttcataaattgaattattacactcatctggaACTTTAAGTGTTTCCAAGAGTGAGTCTCTCTTATAACAAATAAGagaaatgttctaataatgtcactgatattgaggttccaataaaaaataaaaacaggaaggaaacatgaatactgatgaattacccgaCTCAAGGGActtattgggtacttcattttgcaaggacaaggaaaaactaatttacaaaaaaaatgccttgaatttattcatgaaagtggggacagatttttaaaatttaaattcttaaaaaatttttaaccatcCCATCACCCAAGAAAAGccttttatatttcccgatcctatcgtatggtttaattagttagtaatggtgttcgacttcgagataatgaaggagttagagcggaaacaaaatttaaaacaatacatatattctacgaaaaggatttaagggatctcaaatatttgagtttatctactcgattTATTTAAGACATACCAAAATTTATATTGTCCACactatccagtacaagatgagtaattattgaacttaccactgaattaggaagttgttctaattgaatctgagtaatgatagtctttctttcaagaaatagtccaaatggatcaaattacatattttgttcaatgcctttagtgaatttactaattcaatcaactgacgatcttaaaccaaattatactcggtaatatttttttgttttgtacaaaacaatagagactaacggagaacatcgaaacaggcgtcag
Encoded here:
- the LOC130451906 gene encoding uncharacterized protein LOC130451906 gives rise to the protein MILSSKHHFTKLLFEQEHKNLLHAGPLQLLYNIRETYWPVAARNQARSIVHKCIQCYRLKPKSVQPIMGNLPSDRLLSGFPFQITGTYYAGPFHVLNKRGRGSKIMKGYVCLFICLATKSIHLEFVSSLSTEDFLLALKRFISRRGKPSQIYSDHGTNFISANRNLKALYDFLTQNECLISDSMNNQGIRWNFNPVQAPHFGGLWEAGVKAMQYHLKRVSGKSNFTVEEFTTVLCQIEAILNTRPLCPLSTNPLDPSPLTPAHFIIDRPLTSILEPVMILEKESRLSRYQKIENARQHFWTRWYKEYISELQQRSKWKTNHGELAEGILVLIKDDKLPPLNWKLGRVTKLFRGSDNISRAAEILTNNETVIRDFSKLCPLQ